From Stigmatella erecta, one genomic window encodes:
- a CDS encoding argininosuccinate synthase domain-containing protein, with translation MLLYSGGIDSMYAALQLRQFDFEVHALVADVGQALKRDLQSNAERLGLRLHVVNVQNTICDDFIAKGILANGLFNDHFPIASSYTRPLIASEAVKLAEKVHSTLLVHSATPFQNSGARFNLSIRALAPHLNIFCPAVGEYTSREEKIAALNKAGFSFAGEQPIYSVDENLWARVIENGTLEEPWLDIPNEGIFTWTVNPEKCKEPPMELRVGFEQGLPVSLDGKRMSLLEIIKDLNVRLGRYGIGRYTGLEDGSFGVKNPEIREAPAAAMLHQSHLQMEEMVLSSEELRVKRGLDREWTNLAVFGGWYSPLKAHLEAAIHSFNRDLTGSIKWRVTSGQIFPIAKDSPHALYSARFPEFLEEFRPYSLNSFYQGKARLNRIGTPSAKNHEKANP, from the coding sequence GTGCTGCTCTATTCGGGCGGCATCGACAGCATGTACGCCGCGCTGCAGCTGCGCCAGTTCGACTTCGAGGTGCACGCGCTCGTCGCCGATGTGGGCCAGGCCTTGAAGCGTGACCTGCAGTCGAACGCGGAGCGCCTGGGGCTCCGCCTGCACGTCGTCAATGTGCAGAACACCATCTGTGATGACTTCATCGCCAAGGGCATCCTGGCCAATGGCCTGTTCAATGATCACTTCCCCATCGCGTCGAGCTACACCCGGCCGCTGATCGCCTCCGAGGCGGTGAAGCTGGCCGAGAAGGTCCACAGCACCCTGCTCGTGCACAGCGCCACGCCGTTCCAGAACTCCGGCGCCCGCTTCAACCTCTCCATCCGGGCGCTCGCCCCGCACCTGAACATCTTCTGTCCCGCGGTGGGCGAGTACACCAGCCGCGAGGAGAAGATCGCGGCCCTGAACAAGGCGGGCTTCAGCTTCGCCGGTGAGCAGCCCATCTACTCGGTCGACGAGAACCTGTGGGCGCGGGTCATCGAGAACGGCACCCTCGAGGAGCCGTGGCTCGACATCCCGAACGAGGGCATCTTCACCTGGACGGTCAACCCGGAGAAGTGCAAGGAGCCGCCGATGGAGCTCCGCGTCGGGTTCGAGCAGGGGCTGCCCGTGTCGCTCGACGGCAAGCGGATGAGCCTGCTGGAGATCATCAAGGACCTCAACGTCCGGCTGGGCCGCTACGGCATCGGCCGCTACACGGGGCTCGAGGATGGCTCCTTCGGCGTGAAGAACCCGGAGATCCGCGAGGCGCCGGCCGCCGCCATGCTCCACCAGTCGCACCTGCAGATGGAGGAGATGGTCCTGTCGTCCGAGGAGCTGCGCGTGAAGCGGGGCCTGGACCGGGAGTGGACGAACCTCGCGGTGTTCGGGGGCTGGTATTCGCCGCTGAAGGCGCACCTGGAGGCGGCGATCCACTCCTTCAACCGGGACCTGACGGGCTCCATCAAGTGGCGCGTCACCAGCGGACAGATTTTCCCCATCGCCAAGGACTCGCCGCACGCCCTGTACTCGGCCCGCTTCCCGGAGTTCCTGGAGGAGTTCCGGCCGTACTCGCTCAACAGCTTCTACCAGGGCAAGGCGCGGCTGAACCGCATCGGGACGCCGTCCGCGAAGAACCACGAGAAGGCCAACCCGTAA
- a CDS encoding NAD(P)/FAD-dependent oxidoreductase → MTIRQTASPASASLVRVPSREHFRVVLIGGGTAGITVAARLRRRGVTDMAIIEPSAKHYYQPLWTLVGAGVSRAEDSVRDEADFIPRGTRWIQERAEEVDPVAREVRTSSGLRVGYDFLVVAPGIQLDWDKVRGLREALQTPCVSSNYDFHLAPKTWEMIRGFRGGTALFTHPATPVKCAGAPQKIMYLAADHWRRTGLREQVKILFGSGGKVIFGVKPFAEVLQGVVNRYGIDTRFQHSLVEVRGDRKEAVFEVPRSEGGTEQVVIGYDLLHVTPPQSAPDFIQKGPLSHSQGPNKGWVKADKYTLQHPDYPEVFALGDASDLPTSRTGAAIRGQAPVLVENLLAVMAGRKPGARYDGYASCPLTTAYGKLLLAEFDYEGKPAPFFPFINTFQERRDMWLMKKHGLPRLYWGFMLRGLA, encoded by the coding sequence ATGACCATTCGACAGACGGCTTCCCCTGCTTCGGCGTCCCTCGTCCGGGTTCCTTCGCGCGAACACTTCCGCGTCGTCCTCATCGGTGGAGGAACGGCGGGCATCACGGTGGCGGCGCGGCTGCGGCGCCGGGGGGTGACGGACATGGCCATCATCGAACCCTCGGCCAAGCACTACTACCAGCCCCTGTGGACGCTGGTGGGGGCCGGGGTGTCGCGCGCGGAGGACAGCGTGCGGGACGAGGCGGACTTCATCCCCCGGGGCACCCGGTGGATCCAGGAGCGCGCCGAGGAGGTGGATCCCGTGGCCCGCGAGGTGCGCACCAGCTCGGGCCTGCGCGTGGGCTATGACTTTCTCGTGGTGGCGCCAGGCATCCAGCTCGACTGGGACAAGGTGCGCGGCCTGCGCGAGGCGCTCCAGACGCCTTGCGTCTCCAGCAACTACGACTTCCACCTGGCGCCGAAGACCTGGGAGATGATCCGGGGCTTCCGGGGGGGCACGGCCCTCTTCACGCATCCGGCCACGCCCGTGAAGTGCGCCGGGGCGCCCCAGAAGATCATGTACCTGGCGGCGGACCACTGGCGGCGCACGGGGCTGCGTGAGCAGGTGAAGATCCTCTTCGGCTCGGGCGGAAAGGTCATCTTCGGCGTCAAACCCTTCGCGGAGGTGCTGCAAGGGGTGGTGAACCGCTATGGCATCGACACGCGGTTCCAGCACAGCCTGGTCGAGGTGCGCGGGGACCGGAAGGAGGCGGTCTTCGAGGTGCCGCGTTCCGAGGGCGGCACGGAGCAGGTGGTCATTGGCTATGACTTGCTTCACGTGACGCCGCCGCAGAGCGCGCCCGACTTCATCCAGAAGGGGCCGCTGTCTCATTCACAGGGACCCAACAAGGGCTGGGTGAAGGCAGACAAATACACGCTTCAGCATCCGGATTATCCAGAGGTGTTTGCTTTGGGAGATGCCTCGGACCTGCCCACCTCGCGCACGGGCGCGGCCATCCGGGGCCAGGCGCCCGTGTTGGTGGAGAACCTGCTGGCGGTGATGGCGGGCCGCAAGCCCGGGGCGCGCTACGACGGCTACGCCTCGTGCCCGCTCACCACCGCCTACGGCAAGCTGCTCCTGGCCGAGTTCGACTACGAGGGCAAGCCGGCGCCCTTCTTCCCCTTCATCAACACCTTCCAGGAGCGCCGGGACATGTGGCTGATGAAGAAGCACGGCCTGCCCCGGCTCTACTGGGGGTTCATGCTGCGTGGCCTGGCGTGA
- a CDS encoding SDR family oxidoreductase, with protein MSRLLSGQTALVTGAAAGIGRVTALAFAREGLKVVVSDIDEAGGEATAGQIRAAGGEARFIRCDVTRAAEVHALVQGTVAAYGRLDYAFNNAGIDIEKGKLADGSEAEFDAIMGVNVKGVWLCMKHQIPVMLAQGGGVIVNTASVAALGGAPRMSIYAASKHAVLGLTKSVAVEYAKKNIRINAVCPAVIDTDMYRRAHEADPRKAQFAAAVHPIGRIGKAEEVAAAVLYLCSDGAGFTTGIALPVDGGATAI; from the coding sequence ATGAGCCGTTTGCTTTCAGGACAAACCGCCCTGGTCACGGGAGCCGCCGCCGGCATTGGCCGCGTCACCGCCCTGGCCTTCGCCCGCGAGGGCCTCAAGGTGGTGGTCTCCGACATCGATGAGGCCGGGGGCGAGGCCACCGCCGGGCAGATCCGCGCCGCGGGGGGCGAGGCCCGCTTCATCCGCTGCGATGTCACCCGGGCCGCCGAGGTCCACGCGCTGGTGCAGGGCACCGTGGCGGCGTATGGGCGCCTTGACTATGCCTTCAACAACGCGGGCATCGACATCGAGAAGGGAAAGCTGGCCGACGGCAGCGAGGCGGAGTTCGACGCCATCATGGGCGTGAACGTCAAAGGCGTCTGGCTGTGCATGAAGCACCAGATTCCGGTGATGCTCGCGCAAGGCGGAGGGGTGATTGTCAATACCGCCTCCGTGGCGGCCCTGGGCGGGGCGCCCAGGATGAGCATCTATGCCGCCTCCAAGCACGCGGTGCTGGGGCTGACCAAGTCGGTGGCGGTCGAGTACGCCAAGAAGAACATCCGCATCAACGCGGTCTGTCCGGCGGTGATCGACACCGACATGTACCGCCGCGCCCACGAGGCCGACCCGCGCAAGGCCCAGTTCGCCGCCGCCGTGCACCCCATCGGGCGCATCGGCAAGGCCGAGGAGGTCGCCGCGGCGGTGCTCTACCTGTGCAGCGATGGGGCAGGTTTCACCACCGGCATCGCCCTGCCGGTGGACGGCGGCGCCACGGCGATTTGA
- a CDS encoding TauD/TfdA family dioxygenase: MTMRETVQGKGERSSNPIFLLTGDKPEALDVKRSAQAAVNIKEAVQSTDTQSAEHIFVLTDAERDAVGELIASLPALNVRSVEDDLLTRVEMAGRQMPQRLAETLIRFRRQANRYGSLLIRNLPTDPVLPDTPRDGKPAPDKKTFFSEYSLLMTMVQLGEPISYSDEKDGVLIQNICPVAGHEAKQENTGSTYLEFHTEDGFHPYKPDYLGLVCLRSDHERLAETATASIRNVLHAIPSTAITLLRQPLFRLRLSTSFLHGSNSQEMYSAAMPVLTGNLLQPEMCVDYFLMEATTPEAKWALELLKAELLKVASGFVLLPGDMVLIDNRLAAHARTGFTPRYDGKDRWLQRCFTVEDFRRSAFSRSPGQHICSPLSIVFSMQDAG, from the coding sequence ATGACGATGAGAGAGACGGTTCAGGGCAAGGGCGAGCGTTCTTCCAATCCCATTTTCTTGCTGACGGGCGACAAGCCAGAGGCACTCGACGTGAAGCGAAGCGCGCAGGCCGCGGTGAACATCAAGGAGGCGGTTCAGAGCACGGACACGCAGTCCGCCGAGCACATCTTCGTGCTGACCGACGCCGAGCGGGACGCGGTGGGCGAGCTCATCGCCTCGCTGCCTGCCCTGAACGTGCGCAGCGTCGAGGACGACCTGCTGACCCGCGTGGAGATGGCGGGGCGCCAGATGCCCCAGCGGCTGGCCGAGACGCTGATCCGCTTCCGCCGCCAGGCGAACCGCTACGGCTCGCTGCTCATCCGCAACCTGCCCACGGACCCGGTGCTGCCCGACACGCCGCGGGACGGCAAGCCGGCGCCGGACAAGAAGACGTTCTTCTCCGAGTACTCGCTGCTGATGACGATGGTGCAGCTGGGCGAGCCCATCTCCTATTCGGATGAGAAGGATGGGGTGCTCATCCAGAACATCTGCCCCGTCGCGGGGCACGAGGCGAAGCAGGAGAACACCGGCTCGACGTACCTCGAGTTCCACACCGAGGATGGCTTCCACCCGTACAAGCCGGACTACCTGGGCCTCGTCTGCCTGCGGTCGGACCACGAGCGGCTCGCGGAGACGGCGACGGCGTCCATCCGCAACGTGCTGCACGCGATTCCCAGCACGGCCATCACCCTGCTGCGCCAGCCCCTGTTCCGGCTGCGGCTGTCCACCTCGTTCCTGCACGGGTCGAACAGCCAGGAGATGTACTCGGCCGCCATGCCGGTGCTCACCGGCAACCTGCTGCAGCCGGAGATGTGCGTCGACTACTTCCTCATGGAGGCGACGACGCCGGAGGCCAAGTGGGCGCTGGAGCTGCTGAAGGCGGAGCTGCTGAAGGTGGCGTCTGGCTTCGTGCTGCTGCCGGGCGACATGGTGCTGATTGACAACCGGCTGGCGGCGCATGCCCGCACCGGCTTCACGCCCCGCTACGACGGCAAGGACCGCTGGCTGCAGCGCTGCTTCACCGTTGAAGATTTCCGCCGCTCCGCGTTTTCCCGGTCGCCTGGACAGCACATTTGCTCGCCGCTGAGCATTGTGTTTTCCATGCAGGACGCGGGGTAG